The genome window GATTATAGAGATGCAGAACCTATCATCTTTAGAGAAAGAGGAATTGAGTTTATGTTGTTTCCAAATGGAGAATTTGATTTCAATACTAGACCTTCAGGGCCAAGATATACTCCAAATAGAACAAGTGGAGCTCCTGGAACAAGAGGTGGTTATTATGGAACTTCTGAAAGAGGTGTTAGAGTAGAACACGATAACTATGGTAGAGTAAGACGAGTTGAAAATGTTTACATCAACTACGATGCTTTTGGTAGAGTTAAAAGAATTGGAACTATATACATGAGCTATAACAGCTTTGCTGTAACAAGAGTTGGAAACATGAGAATTGTTTACGACAGAAGAGGACGAATTGTAGACGTTTATGGCTTTATCAACTATTCTAACAGCGGTTACACTTACAACCCAAGAGGAGCTCATTATTCTGGTGGAAATGGAGGTTATGGTTACGGAGATGATGACTATGATGATGATTATGGAAACGACGATGACTATTACTACTATAGAAAAGATGGTTCTAAAGCTAAAATGACTGATGATGACGTAAAAGAAATCAAAAGAGAAACTTTAGAAGTAAAAAAAGATAAATAAAAATTGGTTGGTTAGTTTGTTTTTTAAATCCTGCGGATTCTGGGAAGATGAAGCAGGATTTTTTATTGTATTAATCTAAAAAAACAACTGTTTATTTCTTGAAATTTTTTTTCAAAACCGAATTCATCACAAAATTAATATCTGAAGAGATTTTCAAATAATAGCTTAATCCCAAGTAGAAAATAGTTACTAAAATAGATTTCAAGATAATATTCACGAAAGGATGAAATGAAAAATCCCAATAATAGAATACAACAAAGCTCAACAATGTAACTCCCAAAGCCGTAATTGTATTCTTTGTAAACGGAAATAAATCCATTTTAAGCACTACAAAAAGCAATTTAGCTAAACTATATAGCGTAATTGAAATTAAAGTTGCTATCGCTGCTCCATTTAAGCCGTAAAGCGGAATGAAGATCATATTTAACGAAACAGTTAAAAAAACCAAGAACAACCCTAAAAATAAAACTGCTCTGTAGTACTTTGAATTAAAAATTATGGAATTATTATTTCCTAAAATCAAATCGAAATATTTTGAAACCCCAATTAAGAAAACAACTGCTACTCCATCGCTATAACCAGCTGGCATTACAGTATATAATTGGTTGATATTAACTAAAATTCCAATCAAAATTAAACCACCAATAACCTGAAGCGTAATTGACGATTTTTTATACAATTCATTTAGCTCATCGTGTTTCTTTTCGCTCATCAATTTTGCAGTAATTGGATATGTTATTTGATGCATTGCGCGACTTGGAACTGCAATAACTGTCGCAATAAAGATAGCGACAGAATAAAAAGCAATATTATTGATGTCGATATAAAAGTTAAGCATGAATTTATCTACATCCAATAATAAAGTAGCCACACTACCTGATAAAATAATGAAAAAACAATAAGTAAAAATCGCTTTGATATTATCTGGAAAAACTAAATTAAAGCTCGGTTTTTTTACTCGCATTGCATAAATAAACATCACAACTAGTGTTGCAAAGTAAATTCCCATCAATGCGAAAACAAATTGCTTTGGTGAAATATAATCGAAATAAACAGCGAATAGGAAAATCGAAATTAAAACACGCAACAGCACTTCTTTTACAAAACTTCCATAAACCGATTGCATATGTACTTTTACCCAAGCATAGAAAATCTCAAAATAACCCATACAAAGCCCTATTACAGGAATTTGCCACACATAATCATATACAATTTGATTTTTTTGAGATAATAAACTCGCTATTTGATGATAACCAAAAAAGCCCATTAAACTTATCGGAAGAATTATCAGCAAAGGCAAAACCAATACAAACGTTAGAAATTGCGATTTTTTTTCCTCGGTTTCGTATTCGTTATAGAATTTTACCAACGTATTATGAACTCCAAACGCCATTAATGGCATCATAATATTAGCGGCTGATAAAATAAACCCAACTAAACCATAAAATGTATCACCAAGAAATTGAGCATACATAAACAATGTGTTAATCGCACCAATTCCGAACCCAATATAGGTAATGATGGTGTTTTTAATCGATTGTTTAATGACAATTCCCATATTTTGAGTGAATAGTAATTAGTGATTAGTGATTAGCAATTTGGCTAATTTCTCTGTCAATGATTTTCTGCTGTATTGTTGTAAACCAACAGGATGTACTTTTAAATTATTTTGCTGAAATTGCTCGAAACAAGTTAGAATTTGTGTTTTTAAAGCTTCTAATTCGTCATATTTAAAGAAAGTTCCTGTATTGGTTTCCTTAATGATTTTAGCAAAATCGGCATGTTCTGGTCCGATAGCGATGATTGGTCGTTCCGAAACCATATATTCGAATAATTTTCCAGGAATAATACACTTGGTTTCTTCAGAGTCAATTTCAATTAGCAACAAAATCTGTGAACTTCTTTGCTCGATTATCGCTTCATCATGTGGCAAATAACCCAAATGATTAACATATTTATCCAGTTTGAATTCTTTTATCGTTTGAAACACATCAGCACTAACCGCTCCTATCAATTTTAATTGAAAATGCTTCTTGAATTCTGGATTTTCTTTGGCTAATTCCTTTAAAGCTTTCCATAAAATTCTTGGATTTCGAGCTGATAAAAACGAACCAATGTGTGCCAAAGTAAATTTTTCGTCCAAAGGCTTTTTAATTACTTTTTCTACATCATAACCATTCGTAATCACTTCAATTGGTTTTGAAGTAATGGCTTCAAATTCGACTTTTGTAGTTGGAGACGTTACAAGAAGCTGATCACAAGTGTTCATAACTTCTTTTTCTAACATTTTATGTTTATTTGCCGCCCACGAACTTAATTTTAACTGTTTGTGATAGCCAATAGTTGTCCAAGGATCACGAAAATCGGCCAACCAAGTAATATTCAATTCTTTTTTCAATTGTAAACCTATCAAATGCAAACTATGTGGCGGACCTGTTGTAATGATAGTATCGATTTGATGTTCTTGAAGATATTTTTTCAGAAACTTAACCGAAGGTTTTACCCAAAATACTCTTGCATCTGGAATAAAAACGTTACCACGAATCCAAAGCATTGCTTTTTCAACAAACGATTGCTTTTTTTTATTTGGAATAATTCCTGAACTGATTTTTTTAGTCTTATTTTTCGAAAAAACCGAAGCCAAACCATAAGGTTCAAAAATCTTCTTTTTAACAATTATCGCTTTATCTGAAACTTCACTTAATAATTTCTCATCAATTAAAGGATAAGTTGGATTTTCAGGTATATAAACATGAGGCTCAATATTAAAATCGGGTAAATATTTGACAAATTTCAACCAACGTTGCACACCCGGACCTCCTGCTGGTGGCCAGTAATACGAAATAATGAGTATTTTTTTGGTTGGTTTCAGCTTACAATTATGCTACAGATTGTTTTTTCTTGTTTTCAAAATATACGCCAGCTCCTATCAATAATAACATTCCGATAGAACTGATTAATGCAATCGTACTTCCTATTTTTACAACTTCAGGTTCAAATTTGAATTCAATAGTGTGTTTTCCTGCTGGAATTTGTAATCCTCTTAAAACGTAATTAACATTTAAAATTTCCGATTCTTTCCCGTCTATTGTAGCTTTCCAACCATTCTTGTAATACATTTCTGAGAAAACTGCGAACCCATTTTTAGAATTGTTTGAAACATATTTCAAATGGTTTGGTTTGTAAGAAATTAGTTGAATAGTTGATGTAGAATCTTTTGCAATGTTTTCTGCTCCTTTAAAATCATTTATAACCGAGTTTACAACAGCAACCTTCTTCGAATCTAAATTATCCAAAGCTTTCATTTCTTCATCGGCTGAATTCACAAACTTAATTTTTTCTACAAACCATGCACTTCCATTTGCGAAAGGATTGATAACTGGAATATCACCATCTCTTCCAGGAACTAGAACATATTTTACGTTTAACATATCCAAAACAGGATTACTTTTTGTAAAACTAAAGGTTTCTGAATCTATTGAATTGGCCAATTGAGAAATGTTTTTTTCAACATTATATTCAAATAACTGATCTACTCTTCTTGGACGAACCGCACTATAACCTCCAACAGCTTTGTGGAAATAAGATGTTCTTCCTTGTAATCTTCCTTGAATTTCGTAAACTCTATAATTCGATGTGTCTTTTAAAATTTGCATATCAGCTTCGGTTGCTTCAAAAGGCATATCTACTTCGCGAGCACTTCTAAATTGGCTTGGATTGTTATTCAAATAACGTTTGTCAACCATAAACAAGTCCGAAACCATAAAGAATCCTACTAAAACAATTGCAGTAGTTTGAGCCAATTTGTTTTGGATATATAACCATAAAATAACTGCTGCAGCTAACATGAATAAGCCTGAACGCATTAAATCGCTAGTATAGAAATTCATTCTATCTTCTTTTAAAGCGTTTATAAAACTGATTCCAAAAGATTTATCTTGACTTTCGCCAAACATTTGCATTAATTGTTGGTCAATTGGAGCCGAAAAATTAAAGAATCCTTTTGCTAAAAATAATACAACTACCAATCCTAAACTTGTAGCAGCTGCTTTCCATAAACTTGTCCATTGCGCTTCTTTTTCTGAGGTAAAAAACGATTGAAGTCCCATAATTGCTAAAACTGGGAAACACAATTCTAATACAACCTGAATAGAAGAAACCGCACGAAACTTATCGTATAAAGGGACAAAATCAACAAAAAATCGAGTTAAAGCATCGAAATTTTTACCCCAAGAAAGCAATAAAGAAAGAATAGCTCCTGCTAAGAATAAATATTTTACTTTACGTTTGTCGTGATATAATCCTAAAACGGCCAAGAAAAACACAATAGCTCCAATATAGGCTGGCGCTTCTACAATAGGTTGTTCACCCCAATATGTTTTTCCATAATATTGAACTGTTTGCAATGCTTCAGAAGGTGTAGCACCGTAATTTAATAGAAATTCATATAAAGCTGATTTTTCATCTAATTCTTCTCCATTTCCACCACCAAAAAGTCTCGGTGCTATAAGATTAAAACTTTCTGCAACACCATAACTATACTCAGTAATATATTCATACTTCATTGAAGAATCCTCAGTATTTTTTGAACCATCCGCATTAAAAGTCAATTCACTTTTACCACGAATACTGTGGCTTGCATATTCTGAAGTTGCCATTAAATTAGTAGCATTAGCTCCAAGTGCTAAAACTCCAGCAATTGCAAAAACACCTACTATTTTACCTAATTCTTTAAATTCTTTATTCTTAGCTGCAATAACAATATAGTAAACTGCAATAATGGCTAACAACAATAATAAATAATAAGTCATTTGGAAGTGATTTGCATTGATTTCCAATGCAGCTGCTACCATAGTTAGCAAACCTCCAATAATATATTTTCTTTGAAAAACCAATAAAACTCCCGCAACTACCATAGGCATATAGGCAATAGCGTGTGCTTTAGCATTATGACCTACACCTAAAATTATAATTAAATAGGTTGAAAATCCGAAGGCTAAAGCTCCAAAAAAAGCTTTTAATGGATCTACTTTCAACACCATCAATAACACATAAAACCCTAAAAAATAAAGGAATAAATAATCCGCCGGACGAGGTAAAAAACGTAAAGCATCATCTAACATACCAATTACATCGTTTGGATATTTTGCCCCTAACTGATAAGTAGGCATTCCTCCAAAAGCACTATTTGTCCAATATGGCTCCTCACCTGTTTCTTTTCTAAATTCTATTTGTTCTTTTGCCATTCCGGTATATTGAACAATATCCGATTGGAAAATTTTATTACCTTGTAATACTGGGTAAAAGTAAATTAGGGAAACTAAAACAAATCCTACTAAAACTAATAAATGAGGATATAATGCTTTGATATTTTTCATATGTAGTAAATGATGAATATAAGGTGCTAAAGTAATTAAAAAAAGGATATTGTTACAATATCCTTTTAAGTAAGTTGATAAACAAAAAATTATTTTACTTCTTCATAATCGATGTATTCTCCTACTTCTTTCTTTGGTTTCGGAGTTGCTTTCGTAGCTTGAGAAGCATTGTATTGTTGATCTTGTTGTTGTCTGTATTGTTCTTGCATTTTATCTTGCATCTTGTTTACAGCCTTTTGAACCAAAATTGGTGCAAATAATCGCACTGCAAACTTAAACAAGTAATAAAATAAAACTATAATTCCTAAGGTTCTTAAAAAACCTGAAAAAGAAGCCATTTCCATTGATAAACATTTTAAAATTCAAAAATACAGATATTGGTTGGTAAAACTTCAAAATTGTTTCATAAAATTATGATAAAATAACTATTTTTGGACATAAATCATTTTTTATGAAATCAATTCAAACACTTTCTGTTCTAATTTTTGGCATTATGTCTCAAGTTTCATTTGCACAATTTACAGATGAAATTAATTCAAATCGCCCTGGAAAATCGATGATGGCATATGCTGTTGGAAAAAAAATCATACAAGCTGAAACTGGAGTAACCTATGTTTCAGAAGACCACAACTTATTAAACTATGAAGCAAAAGGTTTTATTGGTGAATTGGTTTTACGCTATGGTGTTTGGAAAGAAGAATTAGAAGTAATTGGAGAAATCCAGTATCAGAATGACAAACTTACTTCTGGAGCTTTTGAAGAAAGTAGAAGTGGATTTAAACAATTGACTCTTGGAGCAAAATATTTAATCTACGATCCTTTTAAAAACTACGAGGAAAAAGTAAATATATACAGCTGGAAAGCAAACAAAAAATTCAAATGGAGACAATTTATTCCTGCTTTTGCTATGTATGCAGGTGCTAACTTCAGCGTAGGCGAAACTCCATTTAATTATGCTCCTGCAAATATTGAAGAACCAAGCTTTAGCCCTAAAGTAACTGCAATTGCTCAAAATCACTTTGGTGGAAGATGGGTTTTAGTTACTAATTTAACTTATGATAAAATAGGAACTGATTTTGCATCAATCAATTACATTTTAACTTTAACAAGAGGATTCAATGCACAATGGTCGGGATTTATTGAAAATCAAGGTTATATGGGCGACTATTATAGCGATGGTGTTTTAAGATTAGGAGCAGCATTTTTGTTTGACAAAAACATGCAAGTAGATGCTTCTATTGGAAAAAACTTAAAAAACACACCTGGCCTTTTTAATGCCGGAATTGGTTTTTCTTGGCGTTTTGCAGATCAATACCAAGAAGTTCAAATGGCAAAACCGGGAACTGAAAGCAAAACCGATAAAAAAGTGAAGAAAAAAGCTGAAAAAGAAGCTAAGAAAAGAAAAGATGCAGTAGAATAAAATGATAACAATTAAGGAAGCACTCACAAAAAAAGAAATGAAAGATTACGTTATGTTTTCTTTCGAATTATACAAAAACAATCCGAACTGGATTCCGCCAATTATAGCGGAAGAATTAGAAACCTTTGACAAAACAAAAAATCCTGCACTTTTAACTGCAGAAGCACATTTTTATTTAGCATACAAAGACGGTAAAATTGTTGGTAAAGTAGCAGCCATTATCAATTGGGACGAAGTTAACATCTTACATAAAAGAAAAACTCGTTTTGGATGGTTTGATGCAATTGATGATATTGAAGTAACAAAAGCGTTGTTAAATAAAGTTGAAGAATTAGGTAGAAAACACAACATGGACCATATTGAAGGTCCAATGGGTTTCTCAAATCTTGATAAAGTTGGGATATTAAGCGAAGGTTTTGATCAATTAGGCAATATGATTACTTGGTACAGTCAACCTTATTACATTACGCATTTAGAACAGCTTGGCTATATAAAAGAGAAAGAATACATAGAAAGCGACTTTTCTTTCAATGGGATTAATCCTGAGCCTTTTCAGAAGGCTAGCGAGCTGATTAAGAAACGTTACGAATTGCGTTGTTTGAACTTCACTAAAACAAAAGACATAATGCCTTATGTGGACAAAATGTTTGATTTGTTCAATGAAACATATTCAAAACTGCAATCTTTTGTTCCAATAAACGATATTCAAAAAGCTTATTTTAAAAAGAAATATATTGGATTTATCAACCCTGAGTTTATCAAATTCATCGTTGACAAAAACGACAACATGATTGCTTTTGCTATTGTAATGCCAGGTTTTGCTCAGGCTTTAAAAAAAGCGAATGGTAAACTTTTTCCTTTTGGATTTTATCATTTGTTACAAGCGCGTAAACATTCAAAAGAAGTTGTTTTTTACTTAATTGGCGTAACGCCTGAATATCAAAGCAAAGGTGTAACGGCAATTGTTTTTGAAGAATATTATAAAGTTTGTGAAGCAAAAGGCATTGAAACTTGTATCAGAACACCAGAGTTAGAAGAAAATCATGCTATTCACAACTTATGGAAGCACTTTAATTCGAAAATAAACAAACGAAGAAGAACCTATAAAAAGGAATTATTATAAAACAAAAAGGGATTCAAATTGAATCCCTTTTTTTATATCTTAAACTAAAAAGTTTATTCTACATTTTGAACATTTGCTTCTGCAATTTTTGCATAAGTTCCGTTTACTAATTTTTCACGGATAGCTTCAAAAGCAGCTAAAGTTTCACTAATATCTTCCATTGTATGAGAAGCTGTAGGAATCATTCTCAATAAAATAATACCTTTAGGAATTACTGGATAAACAACAATCGATAAGAAAATTCCATAATTTTCACGTAAATCGTTTACCATAACCATTGCTTCTGGAATTGAACCTTCTAAGTAAACAGGAGTAATACAAGTATTGGTATCACCAATGTTGAAACCTCTATCTTTCAATCCATTTTGTAACGCATTTACATTCTCCCATAATTTATCTTTAATTTCAGAAGAATTACGTAAAAGCTCTAAACGTTTTAACGAACCAATAGTTTGAATCATTGGCAACGCTTTAGCAAACATTTGCGAACGTAAATTATATTTTAAATAATCGATAATGTCTTTATCAGCAGCAACGAATGCTCCAATATTTGCCATTGATTTAGCAAAAGTTGAGAAATACACATCGATTCCGTCTTGACAGCCTTGCTCTTCTCCTGCTCCAGCACCTGTTTTACCTAATGTACCAAAACCATGAGCATCGTCAACTAACAAACGGAAATTGTATTTTTCTTTCATTGCTACAATTTCTTTCAATTTACCTTGTTGACCTCGCATTCCGAAAACACCTTCAGTAATGAATAAGATTCCACCTCCTGTTTCCGTAGCCATTTTAGTAGCACGTTGCAGGTTTTTCTCCATACTTTCTAAATCATTATGCTTGTAAGTGAAACGTTTTCCCATGTGTAAACGTACACCATCAATAATACAAGCATGAGAATCTACATCGTATACAATGATATCGTTTTTAGTTACTAAAGCATCAATAATAGACACCATTCCTTGGTAACCAAAATTTAATAAATAAGCTGATTCTTTCATTACAAAAGCAGCCAATTCTTTTTCTAATTGTTCGTGATAATTTGTATGACCACTCATCATACGAGCACCCATTGGGTAAGCTGCTCCATATTGTTTTGCTGCTTCTTCGTCAGCTTTTCTCACTTCTGGATGATTTGCTAAACCTAAATAATCGTTGATACTCCAGTTTAAGATTTTCTTTCCATGGAACATCATTCTTGGACCTAATTCACCTTCTAATTTAGGAAATACATAATATCCTTCTGCTTGTGAAGCCCATTTTCCTAACGGACCTTTATTGTTTTGAATTCTTTCGAATAAATCTTTTACCATGATATATAATAGGTGTTAAAAACGAAGCAAAAGTATAAAGAAAAAAGTTTTTATTATAAATTTTAAGCCTAAAAAAATTCACTGATAAAATAAAAATTCAAAAAAGCTTGGTAAATCAATAAATGCAATTACCTTTGCACCGAACGACACAGAAATGTGGTTACACGTTTACCTTAAAAGTCGGGGGCTCCACCTCGACTTTTTGCTTTTTATACATTTCGTATCTTTGTTTTTTTAAATCATTTTTCATGAAACTCGTATTCGCATCCAACAACAAAAATAAAATTCAGGAAATTCAGGCTTTAGTTTCAAATTCTATTCAAATTCTTAGTTTAGAAGAAATTGGATGTACAGAAGATATTCCAGAAACCGCTGATACCATTGAAGGAAATGCTATTTTAAAAGCAAATTACGTTACCGAGAAATATGGTTACAATTGTTTTGCAGATGACACTGGTTTAGAAGTTTATGCTTTAAATGGTGCTCCTGGAGTGTATTCTGCTCGTTATGCAGGCGAACAAAAAGATGCCAACGATAATATGGATAAACTTTTAGATGAATTAAAAGATAAATCGAATCGAAAAGCTAATTTTAAAACCGTTATTGCTTTAAACCTTAACGGGAAGCAAAACTTATTTACCGGAATCATCAATGGAAAAATCATTGAAGAAAAAATTGGAACTAACGGTTTTGGCTATGACCCAATTTTTGTAGCAGATGGATATGAAAAAACCTTTGCTGAATTGACAATGGAAGAAAAATCAACTATTAGTCACAGAGGAATTGCAGTTAAAGAACTTATTCTTTTTTTGCAAAAACAGAACCTATAGGCAAACTCCAGTTGTATTTAAAAGCAATTAATCGGAATGTAATAATAAAAACCGCGACTATTAATGAAATAATATCGCTTTGTATTTGTAAATCTTGCAAAAGAAAAAACAAAATTCCACCTGCAATACAAAGCGTAGCATAAATTTCCTTTCGGAATAAAACCGGAATTTCATTACACAAAATATCGCGAATTACTCCACCAAAAGTAGCCGTAATAGTTCCTAAGATTACACAAATCACTGGACTCAAACCAAATTCCAAACCTTTTTCTAAACCTATTAAGGTAAAAACCCCTAATCCAATCGTATCAAATAAGAACATCGAGATACGCAAACGCTCTAAATAGCGATTGAAAACAACTGAAAGAAAAAATCCAAGGGTAATAATGTAAACATAATCGATATCTAACATCCATCCTACTGGCGTTCTTCCTATCATGACATCGCGAACTGTTCCGCCTCCTAAAGCCGTTACAAAAGCAATACAATACACACCAAATAAATCTAATTTCTTGTAAATAGCAGTCAATGCACCCGAAATAGCAAATACTAAAGTTCCGATAATATCTAACAATTCAAACATCTTATATCATTTCTTACAAAAGTACTTCATTTTTCAGTTTTTTATAACCAATTTTTTATCGCGTTTCATTTTTATAAAAGACATTTAAAACCATTAAAATATAACAAATTGAAAATCAGTTAATAACAAATTAGCTAATCTAGTTTTTTAAGCGTACCTTTGCACCCAATTTAAAATATTTTATGAATAAATTTGAACAATTAGGATTGAATGAGTCGCTACTGCTGGCGATTAAAGATCTAGGATTTGAGAATCCGTCAGAAGTCCAAGAAAAAGCGATTCCAGTACTATTGGAACAAAACACAGACTTAGTAGCCTTAGCGCAAACAGGAACAGGAAAAACCGCAGCTTTTGGTTTTCCTTTAATTCAAAAAATTGATGCTGAAAACAGAAACACGCAAGCATTAATTTTATCGCCAACACGTGAGTTATGCTTACAAATCACCAACGAAATTAAACTTTATTCAAAGTACATAAAAGGGTTACACACTGTGGCTGTTTATGGTGGTGCAAGCATTACAGAACAAGCTAGAGAAGTAAAACGTGGAGCTCAAATTATTGTAGCTACACCTGGTAGAATGCAAGACATGATTAACAGAGGTCTTGTAAACATTAAAAACATTGATTTCTGTGTCTTAGATGAGGCAGATGAAATGTTAAACATGGGATTCTACGAAGACATTTGTTCCATCTTATCGGACACACCAGACGAAAAAAACACTTGGTTATTCTCTGCAACTATGCCACAAGAAGTTGCGCGTATTGCAAAACAATTCATGTCGAACCCAGAAGAAATTACGGTTGGACATAAAAATTCAGGTTCTGCTACAGTTTCTCACGAATATTACGTAGTAAACGCTAGAGACCGTTATGAAGCATTAAAACGTTTAGCAGATGCTAATCCAGATATTTTTTCAGTTGTTTTTTGTAGAACAAAACGTGATACACAAGCGGTTGCCGAAAAATTAATCGAAGACGGGTATAACGCAGCAGCATTACACGGTGACTTATCGCAAGCACAACGTGATGGTGTAATGAAATCATTCAGAGGGCGTCAAATTCAAATGTTGGTTGCAACAGACGTTGCTGCTCGTGGAATTGATGTTGATAATGTTACTCACGTAGTAAACTATCAATTACCAGACGAAATTGAAACATACAACCACCGTTCAGGAAGAACAGGTAGAGCTGGAAAATTAGGAACTTCTATTGTAATCGTTACAAAAAGTGAATTAAGAAAAATCCACTCTATTGAACGTATCATCAAACAAAAATTCGAAGAAAAAACAATTCCTTCTGGAATTGAAATCTGCGAAATTCAGTTATTACATTTAGCTAATAAAATTCACGATACAGAAGTTGATCACGAAATTGACAACTACTTACCAGCTATTTATGAAGTTTTCCAAGATTTATCTAAAGAAGAATTGATTAAAAGAATGGTTTCTGTAGAATTTAATAGATTCTTAAACTACTACAAAAAGAAACGTGATATTGCTTCTGAAAGAAGTGAAAGAAGTTCTGAACCAAGAGAAATTAGAGCTGGAGATCCAGTTCGTTATTTCATTAATATTGGTGCAAGAGACGATTTCGATTGGATGCAATTAAAAGACTTCCTAAAAGAAACTTTAGAATTAGGTCGTGATGACGTATTTAAAGTAGATGTTAAAGAAGGTTTCTCTTTCTTCAATACCGATGGTGAACATACTGAAAAAGTAATGGAAACTTTAAATGGTTTTGATTTAAACGGAAGAAGAATCAACGTTGAAATCTCTAAAAACGACGGAGGAAGCAGTTCTAGACGCGATCATAATGGAAGAAATTCTGGTGGTGGAAGAAGAGAAGGCGGTTTTAGAGGTGAAAGAAGCGGTGCACCAAGAAGAGAAGGCGGCTTTAGAGGTGAAAGAAACAGTTCTGCTCCAAGAAGAGAAGGTGGTTTTAGAGGCGAAAGAAGTAGCTCAGCTCCAAGAAGAGAAGGTAGTTCTGACAGATCTTCTAGAAGAACAGAAAGTTCTGGAGATGCTTCAAGACCAAGAAGACCAAGAAGAAGCTAACAATTTTCGTTAATTTTCTTATAAATTTATAAAAAACTACAAAATATCACCTTGAGATTCGTATTTTTGAATCAATAATTAAGGAATGAGATATTTTGTAGTTTTTCTTTTTGTACTAGTTTCAAATTTTTGTTTTTCACAAAACGATACGCTTGTGACAAACATTAAAGGTACTGTTATTCAAAACGAAACAAAGCTTCCAATGAGCAATGTTCACGTTATTAATGCTTCACGCGTAAAAGGAACAGTTACTTCTCCTAGCGGAACATTTGAAATTGATGCCAAGGTAAACGACACTTTATTATTTTCTTATTTAGGTTACGAAACTATTAAAGTTAAAGTAACAAACGACTGGATA of Flavobacterium channae contains these proteins:
- a CDS encoding oligosaccharide flippase family protein, with amino-acid sequence MGIVIKQSIKNTIITYIGFGIGAINTLFMYAQFLGDTFYGLVGFILSAANIMMPLMAFGVHNTLVKFYNEYETEEKKSQFLTFVLVLPLLIILPISLMGFFGYHQIASLLSQKNQIVYDYVWQIPVIGLCMGYFEIFYAWVKVHMQSVYGSFVKEVLLRVLISIFLFAVYFDYISPKQFVFALMGIYFATLVVMFIYAMRVKKPSFNLVFPDNIKAIFTYCFFIILSGSVATLLLDVDKFMLNFYIDINNIAFYSVAIFIATVIAVPSRAMHQITYPITAKLMSEKKHDELNELYKKSSITLQVIGGLILIGILVNINQLYTVMPAGYSDGVAVVFLIGVSKYFDLILGNNNSIIFNSKYYRAVLFLGLFLVFLTVSLNMIFIPLYGLNGAAIATLISITLYSLAKLLFVVLKMDLFPFTKNTITALGVTLLSFVVFYYWDFSFHPFVNIILKSILVTIFYLGLSYYLKISSDINFVMNSVLKKNFKK
- a CDS encoding glycosyltransferase family 4 protein translates to MKPTKKILIISYYWPPAGGPGVQRWLKFVKYLPDFNIEPHVYIPENPTYPLIDEKLLSEVSDKAIIVKKKIFEPYGLASVFSKNKTKKISSGIIPNKKKQSFVEKAMLWIRGNVFIPDARVFWVKPSVKFLKKYLQEHQIDTIITTGPPHSLHLIGLQLKKELNITWLADFRDPWTTIGYHKQLKLSSWAANKHKMLEKEVMNTCDQLLVTSPTTKVEFEAITSKPIEVITNGYDVEKVIKKPLDEKFTLAHIGSFLSARNPRILWKALKELAKENPEFKKHFQLKLIGAVSADVFQTIKEFKLDKYVNHLGYLPHDEAIIEQRSSQILLLIEIDSEETKCIIPGKLFEYMVSERPIIAIGPEHADFAKIIKETNTGTFFKYDELEALKTQILTCFEQFQQNNLKVHPVGLQQYSRKSLTEKLAKLLITNH
- a CDS encoding YfhO family protein; the encoded protein is MKNIKALYPHLLVLVGFVLVSLIYFYPVLQGNKIFQSDIVQYTGMAKEQIEFRKETGEEPYWTNSAFGGMPTYQLGAKYPNDVIGMLDDALRFLPRPADYLFLYFLGFYVLLMVLKVDPLKAFFGALAFGFSTYLIIILGVGHNAKAHAIAYMPMVVAGVLLVFQRKYIIGGLLTMVAAALEINANHFQMTYYLLLLLAIIAVYYIVIAAKNKEFKELGKIVGVFAIAGVLALGANATNLMATSEYASHSIRGKSELTFNADGSKNTEDSSMKYEYITEYSYGVAESFNLIAPRLFGGGNGEELDEKSALYEFLLNYGATPSEALQTVQYYGKTYWGEQPIVEAPAYIGAIVFFLAVLGLYHDKRKVKYLFLAGAILSLLLSWGKNFDALTRFFVDFVPLYDKFRAVSSIQVVLELCFPVLAIMGLQSFFTSEKEAQWTSLWKAAATSLGLVVVLFLAKGFFNFSAPIDQQLMQMFGESQDKSFGISFINALKEDRMNFYTSDLMRSGLFMLAAAVILWLYIQNKLAQTTAIVLVGFFMVSDLFMVDKRYLNNNPSQFRSAREVDMPFEATEADMQILKDTSNYRVYEIQGRLQGRTSYFHKAVGGYSAVRPRRVDQLFEYNVEKNISQLANSIDSETFSFTKSNPVLDMLNVKYVLVPGRDGDIPVINPFANGSAWFVEKIKFVNSADEEMKALDNLDSKKVAVVNSVINDFKGAENIAKDSTSTIQLISYKPNHLKYVSNNSKNGFAVFSEMYYKNGWKATIDGKESEILNVNYVLRGLQIPAGKHTIEFKFEPEVVKIGSTIALISSIGMLLLIGAGVYFENKKKQSVA
- a CDS encoding DUF4834 domain-containing protein: MEMASFSGFLRTLGIIVLFYYLFKFAVRLFAPILVQKAVNKMQDKMQEQYRQQQDQQYNASQATKATPKPKKEVGEYIDYEEVK
- a CDS encoding transporter is translated as MKSIQTLSVLIFGIMSQVSFAQFTDEINSNRPGKSMMAYAVGKKIIQAETGVTYVSEDHNLLNYEAKGFIGELVLRYGVWKEELEVIGEIQYQNDKLTSGAFEESRSGFKQLTLGAKYLIYDPFKNYEEKVNIYSWKANKKFKWRQFIPAFAMYAGANFSVGETPFNYAPANIEEPSFSPKVTAIAQNHFGGRWVLVTNLTYDKIGTDFASINYILTLTRGFNAQWSGFIENQGYMGDYYSDGVLRLGAAFLFDKNMQVDASIGKNLKNTPGLFNAGIGFSWRFADQYQEVQMAKPGTESKTDKKVKKKAEKEAKKRKDAVE